In Sporosarcina sp. PTS2304, a genomic segment contains:
- the glpX gene encoding class II fructose-bisphosphatase has product MERSLSMELVRVTEAAAVAAARWMGRGLKNEADDAATEAMRQVFDTIPMEGVVVIGEGEMDEAPMLYIGEELGTGHGPAVDVAVDPLEGTNIVAAGGWNALAVLAVADKGNLLNAPDMYMDKIAVGPEAVGKINIDATVTENLHAVAKAKNKEVGDLVASVLNRERHKDIIDEIRSAGARIKLINDGDVAAAINTAFDDTGVDILFGMGGAPEGVIAAVGLKCLGGEIQGRLVPSNDEERERCIKMGIDVDKVLMMDDLVKGDDCIFAATGVTDGELMDGVQFKGSYCRTQSLVMRSKSGTIRFVEGRHSMKKKPLLVMQD; this is encoded by the coding sequence ACAGAAGCGGCAGCCGTTGCGGCAGCTCGCTGGATGGGACGCGGTTTGAAAAACGAAGCAGACGACGCTGCAACTGAAGCGATGCGTCAAGTATTCGATACAATCCCAATGGAAGGTGTAGTAGTCATTGGTGAAGGTGAGATGGACGAAGCACCTATGCTTTATATCGGTGAAGAACTAGGAACTGGTCACGGTCCGGCGGTAGATGTTGCAGTCGACCCTTTAGAAGGAACGAATATTGTCGCAGCAGGCGGATGGAACGCGCTGGCAGTTTTAGCGGTAGCTGACAAAGGTAACCTTTTGAATGCCCCTGATATGTATATGGATAAAATTGCAGTAGGTCCTGAAGCGGTTGGTAAAATTAATATCGATGCAACTGTTACAGAAAACTTACATGCAGTAGCCAAAGCAAAAAACAAAGAAGTAGGCGACTTAGTAGCATCTGTCTTAAATCGTGAACGTCATAAAGACATTATTGATGAGATTCGTTCGGCTGGTGCTCGCATTAAGTTAATCAATGATGGCGACGTAGCAGCTGCAATCAATACAGCATTCGATGACACGGGTGTAGATATTTTATTCGGAATGGGCGGCGCTCCTGAAGGGGTCATCGCAGCTGTCGGATTAAAATGTTTAGGTGGAGAGATTCAAGGACGTTTAGTTCCTTCAAATGATGAAGAACGCGAACGTTGCATTAAAATGGGCATCGATGTAGATAAAGTATTGATGATGGACGACTTAGTCAAAGGCGATGACTGTATTTTCGCTGCAACAGGCGTAACAGATGGTGAATTGATGGATGGCGTACAGTTTAAAGGGTCATATTGCCGTACACAATCACTAGTCATGCGCTCTAAGTCGGGTACTATTCGATTTGTAGAAGGTCGCCACAGCATGAAGAAAAAACCTCTTCTCGTTATGCAAGACTAA
- the rho gene encoding transcription termination factor Rho — protein MTMITLADLESMTLKDLYSLAKQFKVTNYSKLTKKELIFAILKSRAEQEGFFFMEGVLEIIQSEGYGFLRPINYSSSSEDIYISASQIRRFDLRNGDKVTGKVRPPKENERFYGLLQVEAVNGQNPEVARERVHFPALTPLYPDRQIRLETTKNRISTRIMDLVSPVGFGQRGLIVAPPKAGKTMLLKEIANAITTNHPEAELIVLLIDERPEEVTDIERSVNADVVSSTFDEVPQNHVKVAELVLERAMRLVEHKRDVIILMDSITRLARAFNLVIPPSGRTLSGGIDPAAFHRPKRFFGAARNLEEGGSLTILATALIETGSRMDEVIYEEFKGTGNMELHLDRSLAERRIFPAMDIRRSGTRKEDLLIPADKLEKLWAIRKTFSDAPDFAERFLRKLRQSENNEEFFDKLNEEMKAHRKGKGLI, from the coding sequence ATGACGATGATTACCCTGGCAGACCTCGAGAGTATGACGTTGAAGGATCTATACTCCCTTGCGAAGCAGTTTAAAGTCACAAATTATAGTAAGTTAACAAAGAAAGAATTAATCTTTGCTATTTTGAAATCCCGAGCAGAACAAGAAGGCTTCTTTTTCATGGAAGGTGTCTTGGAAATTATCCAATCGGAAGGATATGGCTTCTTACGACCGATCAATTATTCATCTAGTTCAGAAGACATTTACATATCTGCTTCCCAAATTCGCCGTTTTGACTTGCGTAACGGAGATAAAGTAACAGGGAAAGTACGTCCGCCTAAAGAAAATGAACGTTTCTACGGCTTGTTGCAAGTTGAAGCGGTCAACGGCCAAAACCCTGAAGTAGCCCGTGAACGCGTGCATTTTCCTGCCTTGACTCCTCTTTATCCAGATCGTCAAATACGTTTAGAAACAACAAAAAATCGTATTTCTACACGTATTATGGATCTTGTATCGCCTGTCGGATTCGGGCAACGTGGATTAATCGTCGCTCCCCCAAAAGCAGGAAAGACGATGCTGTTAAAAGAAATTGCCAATGCGATAACGACCAATCATCCGGAAGCGGAACTAATCGTTTTGCTAATCGATGAGCGTCCGGAAGAAGTAACTGATATCGAACGTTCAGTGAATGCGGATGTAGTGAGCTCAACATTTGATGAAGTCCCACAAAACCACGTGAAAGTTGCGGAACTTGTACTTGAACGTGCGATGCGTCTAGTGGAGCATAAACGTGATGTCATTATTTTAATGGACTCTATAACTCGACTGGCTCGTGCATTTAACTTAGTAATTCCGCCAAGTGGACGGACGTTATCCGGAGGGATTGACCCGGCAGCATTCCACCGTCCGAAACGATTCTTCGGTGCAGCGCGTAATCTTGAAGAAGGCGGTAGCTTAACTATTTTGGCGACTGCTTTGATTGAAACAGGCTCACGCATGGACGAAGTAATTTACGAAGAGTTTAAAGGAACGGGTAATATGGAACTTCATCTAGACCGCAGTCTTGCAGAGCGCCGAATTTTTCCAGCGATGGACATTCGCCGTTCTGGTACGAGAAAAGAAGACCTTCTCATTCCGGCGGATAAACTTGAAAAACTATGGGCTATTAGAAAAACATTTTCTGACGCGCCGGACTTCGCAGAACGCTTCCTGCGAAAACTTCGTCAATCTGAAAATAATGAAGAATTTTTTGATAAGCTAAACGAAGAAATGAAAGCACACCGTAAAGGCAAAGGGTTGATTTAA
- the rpmE gene encoding 50S ribosomal protein L31 yields MKAGIHPNYKVANVTCSCGNKFETGSVKEDIRVEVCSECHPFYTGRQKFATADGRVDRFNKKYGIKVEQEQE; encoded by the coding sequence ATGAAAGCAGGAATTCATCCTAATTACAAAGTTGCAAATGTAACTTGCTCATGTGGCAATAAATTTGAAACAGGTTCTGTAAAAGAAGACATTCGCGTAGAAGTATGTTCAGAATGTCATCCATTCTACACAGGACGTCAGAAGTTTGCTACAGCAGACGGCCGTGTTGACCGTTTCAACAAAAAATACGGCATCAAGGTTGAACAAGAACAAGAGTAA